One Rhizobiales bacterium GAS188 DNA window includes the following coding sequences:
- a CDS encoding adenylate cyclase, which produces MAPIRDEFEFIDRLLREGLKADDLAVLLKGFSEGLVERGIPLLSTGISMPTIDPTSFFRVSTWWREGRRPPARPVSDRQSLSAYKQSPIYDVLKRDANGGRWKLDDPQLAGRFPLLKELREHGATEYALSLVAFSERRTAMRGTALSMVTDRPGGFEEDEIAAVARLLPALSLAAYRIGLLGMATDTLGAYLGPFTAGKVLQGMIHRGDSRVISAALLLADLRGFTALVDRIGAASAISWLNEHLEAIADPVAEQGGEVLKFLGDGLLAVFPAGEDAGKACRAATLAAKEIRVRTRALNLSRGSSELRSEVVLVLHFGEVVYGNVGAAQRLDFTVIGEAVNEASRMETLGKVLAEHLLLSEPFARRCDERTRSIGHYALRGVSGEREIFVLEEDAASSRSGHQERAAAAHAGGYGEADAGIVGDRIVEARADHAGPAEAGGGAEQIVDGIARARET; this is translated from the coding sequence ATGGCCCCGATCCGAGACGAATTCGAATTCATCGACCGGTTGCTGCGCGAAGGGCTGAAGGCCGATGATCTCGCCGTTCTGCTGAAAGGTTTCTCGGAAGGCCTGGTGGAGCGGGGCATCCCGCTGTTGAGCACCGGCATCTCCATGCCGACCATCGATCCGACGTCGTTCTTCCGGGTCAGCACCTGGTGGCGGGAGGGGCGCCGACCTCCGGCAAGGCCGGTTTCCGACCGGCAATCGCTGAGCGCCTATAAGCAGAGCCCCATCTATGACGTGCTGAAGCGCGACGCCAATGGCGGCCGCTGGAAGCTCGACGACCCGCAACTCGCCGGCCGTTTTCCGCTGTTGAAGGAGTTGCGCGAGCATGGGGCGACAGAATATGCGCTCTCCCTTGTCGCCTTCAGCGAGCGGCGCACGGCGATGCGCGGCACCGCTTTGTCGATGGTGACCGACCGGCCAGGCGGCTTCGAGGAGGACGAGATCGCGGCGGTCGCGAGATTGCTCCCGGCGCTGAGCCTTGCCGCCTATCGCATCGGATTGCTGGGCATGGCGACGGACACGCTCGGCGCCTATCTCGGGCCCTTCACGGCGGGGAAGGTCCTGCAAGGCATGATCCATCGCGGCGACAGCCGGGTCATCTCGGCGGCGCTGTTGCTCGCCGATCTGCGCGGGTTCACGGCGCTCGTCGATCGCATCGGCGCAGCCTCCGCCATCTCATGGCTCAACGAGCATCTCGAGGCGATCGCCGATCCGGTGGCGGAGCAGGGAGGCGAGGTGCTGAAATTCCTCGGCGACGGGCTGCTCGCCGTGTTCCCGGCAGGGGAGGATGCCGGCAAGGCCTGCCGCGCCGCGACCCTTGCGGCGAAGGAGATCAGGGTTCGCACGCGCGCGCTCAACTTAAGCCGCGGATCGAGCGAATTGCGCTCGGAGGTCGTCCTCGTCCTGCATTTCGGGGAGGTCGTCTATGGCAATGTCGGGGCTGCCCAGCGGCTCGACTTCACGGTCATCGGCGAGGCGGTGAACGAGGCGAGCCGCATGGAAACCCTCGGCAAGGTTTTGGCCGAGCATTTGCTCCTGTCCGAGCCTTTCGCGCGCCGTTGCGACGAGCGAACCAGGAGCATCGGGCATTATGCGTTGCGGGGAGTTAGCGGCGAGCGCGAGATCTTCGTGCTGGAGGAAGACGCTGCCTCATCGCGCTCAGGGCACCAAGAGCGGGCCGCCGCGGCCCATGCCGGCGGATACGGCGAGGCCGACGCTGGTATTGTTGGTGATCGCATAGTTGAAGCCCGCGCCGACCATGCCGGCCCCGCGGAAGCCGGAGGAGGAGCCGAACAGATCGTTGATGGAATCGCTCGCGCCCGTGAAACCTGA
- a CDS encoding DNA-binding transcriptional regulator, MarR family has product MSTNAGQLFDRLVVETFRLNGRLVAAGDELVADLGLSSARWQVLGALELSPVALPVAHIARNMGLSRQAVQRLVNEMQSDGLVRLAQNPHHRRARLVMLTPAGKAAFGQAMLRQGPWAKALVKGISAAGLGAALEVLTELRKRLETEIDREGET; this is encoded by the coding sequence ATGAGCACGAACGCCGGGCAACTCTTCGATCGTCTCGTGGTCGAGACCTTTCGGCTGAATGGGCGCCTCGTGGCCGCGGGCGACGAACTCGTCGCCGATCTCGGCCTCAGCTCGGCGCGCTGGCAGGTGCTGGGCGCGCTGGAATTATCGCCCGTGGCGCTGCCGGTCGCGCATATCGCCCGCAATATGGGGCTGTCGCGACAAGCGGTGCAGCGCCTCGTCAATGAGATGCAGAGCGACGGTCTGGTGCGCCTGGCGCAAAATCCGCATCACCGGCGCGCCCGGCTGGTCATGCTGACGCCGGCCGGCAAGGCAGCCTTCGGGCAGGCGATGCTGCGGCAAGGCCCTTGGGCGAAAGCGCTGGTGAAGGGAATTTCGGCGGCCGGGCTTGGCGCTGCGCTCGAGGTGCTGACGGAGCTGCGCAAGCGGCTCGAAACCGAGATTGATCGTGAAGGAGAGACCTGA
- a CDS encoding Formylglycine-generating enzyme, required for sulfatase activity, contains SUMF1/FGE domain — protein MAAPVFVSHSSKDREIVVRLCHGLETRGITCWISSRDVAPGENYQEAIVSAIGRARVMILVFTQNANNSDEIKKEISLASQHKLTVIPVRVEDVVPSAAFAYELATRQWINMFDDWDAAINRLQRQIAAIVTEPPAVMSGPDGDPARSFSFSGPASGGGQGSARRATSKHLAPKGLVWALGLVACLAFGAFGLMTMLRPPAPVDDAQRGKMDQARPVVDSTPSPKSVVEAQPDAIAKPADPIPVVSKDVVSKDVGDDPSKAAPSKTAPMVPTPVALSPAPSTAQPPSPAAPTPVAAPAVAPPVAVPAAVPSPVAAPAVAPSPATPSPAAAPAIAPPVAEPAAVPSPVAAPAVAPPPAVAPPPAVAPPPAAQPSAGPVAPEPPTRTPAAPGIAGLQAPIAPPAPSPPPKVAKAPPPIAEAGDGGQVFQECESCAEMVVIPAGTTFIGSPAEEPERRPDEGPRQQVRFATPFAVGRYEVSFAEWDACVAEGGCNSWHPGDYGWGRGEQPVIFVSWNDAHDYAAWLSSKTGQPYRLLSEAEYEYVARACREPKCQSRIFWFGDKITPEVANYNSQYSYAGSPKANARRRTLAVGAAPANPFGLYHILGNVRQWAADCWNPSLQGLPPDGRARLTGDCNAHVVRGGSWSDGPVDLRASARSWDETKTRSSQIGFRIARDLMR, from the coding sequence ATGGCGGCGCCTGTCTTCGTGAGTCACTCCTCGAAGGACCGCGAGATCGTGGTGCGCTTGTGCCACGGGCTCGAGACGCGCGGCATTACGTGCTGGATCTCGAGCCGCGACGTTGCGCCGGGCGAGAATTACCAGGAGGCCATCGTGAGCGCCATCGGCAGGGCGCGCGTCATGATCCTGGTTTTCACCCAGAACGCCAATAATTCGGACGAGATCAAGAAGGAGATCTCGCTGGCGAGCCAGCACAAGCTGACGGTCATCCCGGTCAGGGTCGAGGATGTGGTGCCGAGCGCGGCCTTCGCCTATGAGCTCGCCACCCGTCAATGGATCAACATGTTCGACGACTGGGATGCCGCGATCAACCGGCTGCAGCGGCAAATCGCGGCCATCGTGACGGAGCCGCCGGCCGTGATGTCCGGGCCTGACGGCGATCCGGCGCGGAGCTTCTCGTTCAGCGGCCCGGCCTCGGGAGGCGGGCAGGGGAGCGCGCGGCGCGCCACATCGAAGCATTTGGCACCGAAGGGCCTCGTCTGGGCGCTCGGCCTCGTCGCCTGCCTCGCCTTCGGGGCTTTCGGCCTGATGACCATGCTGCGGCCGCCTGCGCCGGTCGATGACGCGCAGCGCGGCAAGATGGATCAGGCCCGGCCGGTGGTCGATTCCACGCCGTCGCCGAAGAGCGTGGTCGAGGCGCAGCCTGACGCAATCGCCAAACCTGCCGATCCGATTCCCGTCGTCAGCAAGGATGTCGTCAGCAAGGATGTTGGCGACGATCCGAGCAAGGCTGCTCCAAGCAAGACCGCGCCGATGGTCCCGACACCGGTCGCGCTGTCGCCGGCTCCTTCCACCGCACAGCCGCCATCTCCGGCCGCGCCGACGCCGGTCGCCGCGCCCGCCGTTGCGCCACCCGTCGCGGTGCCAGCCGCCGTGCCGTCACCCGTTGCCGCGCCGGCCGTTGCGCCATCTCCGGCCACGCCATCTCCGGCCGCCGCGCCCGCCATTGCGCCTCCCGTCGCGGAGCCGGCGGCCGTGCCGTCGCCCGTTGCCGCGCCCGCCGTTGCGCCGCCGCCCGCCGTTGCGCCGCCGCCCGCCGTTGCGCCGCCGCCCGCCGCCCAGCCTTCCGCCGGCCCGGTCGCGCCCGAGCCGCCCACTCGCACCCCCGCCGCGCCGGGCATCGCCGGCTTGCAGGCGCCGATCGCGCCTCCGGCTCCGTCTCCGCCGCCCAAGGTCGCCAAGGCGCCGCCGCCGATCGCCGAGGCGGGCGATGGCGGGCAAGTCTTCCAGGAATGCGAGAGCTGCGCCGAAATGGTCGTCATCCCGGCGGGCACGACCTTCATCGGCTCGCCGGCTGAGGAGCCTGAGCGCCGACCCGATGAAGGGCCTCGCCAGCAGGTGCGCTTCGCCACTCCGTTCGCGGTCGGGCGATATGAGGTCTCCTTCGCCGAATGGGATGCCTGCGTCGCCGAGGGCGGCTGCAACAGCTGGCATCCGGGCGATTATGGCTGGGGCCGCGGCGAGCAGCCGGTCATCTTCGTGTCCTGGAACGACGCCCACGATTACGCGGCCTGGCTTTCGAGCAAGACCGGCCAGCCTTACCGGCTGCTCTCGGAGGCCGAATACGAATATGTGGCGCGCGCCTGCCGCGAGCCCAAATGCCAATCTCGCATCTTCTGGTTCGGCGACAAGATCACGCCCGAAGTCGCCAATTACAATTCGCAATATTCCTATGCGGGCAGCCCCAAGGCGAATGCGCGGCGGCGCACCCTCGCTGTGGGCGCGGCGCCCGCCAACCCCTTCGGCCTCTATCATATCCTCGGCAATGTCCGGCAATGGGCCGCCGATTGCTGGAATCCGAGCCTGCAAGGGCTGCCGCCCGACGGGCGCGCGCGCCTGACGGGCGATTGCAATGCCCATGTGGTGCGCGGCGGCTCCTGGTCGGACGGGCCCGTGGATCTGCGGGCTTCGGCGAGATCCTGGGATGAGACCAAGACGCGCAGCAGCCAGATCGGGTTTCGCATCGCGAGGGATCTGATGCGCTGA
- a CDS encoding outer membrane immunogenic protein, which produces MRAKPVRSLAVLAVLVLCGLGVAAQADDTPPAKLPTFALNPQAPWTAAGTPSTSPWSGLYVGSEVFAASIKGRKGLVGGSAYAGYNREFDNNLVIGIQGSTGFAASSFKRGPFVGYDYAATNVKLGYDMGRLMPFVTAGFAFAKPTTGSGFTGASDSINDLFGSSSGFRGAGMVGAGFNYAITNNTSVGLAVSAGMGRGGPLLVP; this is translated from the coding sequence ATGCGGGCCAAGCCGGTTCGATCTTTGGCGGTTCTTGCCGTCTTGGTGCTGTGCGGGCTCGGCGTGGCCGCGCAGGCCGATGACACGCCGCCGGCGAAGCTGCCGACCTTCGCCCTGAACCCGCAGGCGCCTTGGACGGCGGCCGGCACGCCCTCGACCTCGCCCTGGAGCGGCCTTTATGTCGGCAGCGAAGTGTTCGCCGCCTCCATCAAGGGCAGGAAGGGCCTCGTCGGCGGCAGCGCCTATGCGGGCTATAATCGCGAATTCGACAATAATCTGGTGATCGGGATCCAAGGCTCGACCGGTTTTGCGGCAAGCTCCTTCAAGCGCGGCCCCTTCGTCGGCTACGACTATGCCGCGACGAACGTCAAGCTCGGCTACGATATGGGGCGCCTGATGCCCTTCGTCACGGCGGGCTTCGCGTTCGCCAAGCCGACCACGGGCTCAGGTTTCACGGGCGCGAGCGATTCCATCAACGATCTGTTCGGCTCCTCCTCCGGCTTCCGCGGGGCCGGCATGGTCGGCGCGGGCTTCAACTATGCGATCACCAACAATACCAGCGTCGGCCTCGCCGTATCCGCCGGCATGGGCCGCGGCGGCCCGCTCTTGGTGCCCTGA
- a CDS encoding outer membrane autotransporter barrel domain-containing protein — MINDLLRRVAGCARLRRSCADRLAAAIMSAALLCLGSQAASAACSTTGPDPVILNCATTTTSNTTNLNPNNAATSDALQEFAADIRGTVASAAVVDGFVLKLKTDKVNGGVTMTNNGAVTTNQLTTALQLTGNGGLVTYSGTGTVSNTGTGTALALSNADPGGIMATITNAVNAGNGAGLTTATGTGSVQVTVTSTGSVTGNSVGGIQFNGGGINTLTNSGGLVQGVGANTIGVTATNVGVTNQAGGTITGDLAGILASGTVAIGSNTTGSTISGTGAGSSGVSAAIVTGSNDGTITGSINGILTTGGVNITSNSGTISGTGGVGTGISSGADVTIANAGNVTGTDTGINAITTANITNSGTISGANTFGVVANGDVTVHSNAGTISGGDRAIFSQTGNVTVTNLAGAMITGANEGIAAVGNTMVINSGTITGIGSDAIGGDTVTITNNQSGLIQGTAAGSIGVSGNTVMVTSNAGTISGEQIGISATTANVTNSGQITATAAAGSTATRGIVATDVTVMNSGTIAAAGGTAAASSIGIQSTTARITNMANGAISGALDGINTTDTTTVTNSGAISGTGRTGIRVGNATIMNFGTVTGATGIAFRGGGFGAAGSVFNAGTITGTGGTAINFAISPSTGPYSLTIAPGSVINGNVLGTGNDTFQLGGSGTGTFNVGTIGAALQYRGFAIFNKVDASTWTLTGSGAQNWTISQGTLIGDTNSLGGSLITDNAALVFSQGFDGTYAGVIAGTGSLAKLGTGALILTGISTYTGGTTVAAGTLAVDGAIVGSAVTVASGAVLGGRGTVGAVSALSGATIAPGAITPFGTLNVSGNVSFAAGSAFLVNINAAGQNDKLMANGQAVLQGGTVQVLAANGSYTPSTRYTLLTANGGVSGTFAQLSTSSNLAFLTPTLSYDANDVFLGFQQTVTPQGTPVTFPSVAVTRNQAASAAAVQALGLGNPVFNAVLGQSVTGARQAFDALSGEVHASAVSAGLADSGLPRDAILGRLSDTDEPLLGAARTMTGIYAADLPGRRPDLAPVELRLFSPRSFGVWGQGFGNFGRTSSDRNAASLERSTGGFILGADTIVASGWSGVWRFGIAGGYTNDSFEARARQSSGTFESVFGALYAGVRYGDLDLKSGLVLGTNSTSTHRRIQFPGFSDAAASSHGGLTAQAFGEAGYRFGLSGLDLRSFGLARAVLEPVIGAAAIHLHQDRFVETGGFAALTGVGRDYDLATTTVALRAEATLDTTLPLTARALLGWRHAFGDAKPSVLLAFQGGAQSFSVAGVPIDSDALIAEAGLDYSLSPTLTLGVAYSGQFGQRARDNAIKGNLEARF, encoded by the coding sequence ATGATCAATGACTTGTTGCGGCGGGTGGCCGGTTGCGCGCGCCTGCGTCGAAGCTGCGCCGATCGCCTTGCCGCCGCCATCATGTCGGCGGCGCTGCTCTGTCTCGGTTCGCAAGCCGCATCGGCCGCTTGCTCGACCACGGGACCGGACCCGGTCATTTTGAACTGCGCCACCACCACGACATCCAACACCACCAACCTCAATCCGAACAATGCCGCGACCAGCGACGCCCTTCAGGAATTCGCTGCCGATATCCGGGGCACCGTCGCTTCCGCCGCGGTGGTCGACGGGTTCGTGCTGAAGCTGAAAACCGACAAGGTGAATGGCGGCGTCACCATGACCAATAATGGCGCCGTCACGACCAATCAGCTGACCACCGCCCTGCAGCTGACCGGGAATGGCGGCCTCGTCACCTATTCGGGCACGGGAACCGTCAGCAATACCGGCACCGGCACGGCGCTCGCTCTCAGCAATGCCGATCCTGGTGGGATCATGGCCACCATCACCAACGCCGTGAATGCCGGCAACGGCGCAGGCCTCACCACAGCGACCGGAACCGGATCCGTCCAGGTGACGGTCACGAGCACGGGCAGCGTGACGGGAAACTCCGTAGGCGGCATCCAGTTCAACGGGGGCGGCATCAACACGCTGACCAATTCCGGAGGGCTCGTCCAAGGTGTGGGAGCCAACACCATCGGCGTCACCGCCACGAATGTCGGCGTCACCAACCAGGCCGGCGGAACGATCACGGGCGACCTCGCCGGCATCCTCGCCTCCGGCACCGTGGCCATCGGCAGCAACACGACCGGCTCGACCATATCGGGGACGGGCGCCGGCTCTTCGGGCGTCAGCGCCGCGATCGTGACCGGCTCCAATGACGGCACGATCACGGGCTCCATCAACGGCATTCTCACGACAGGCGGCGTGAACATCACCAGCAATTCGGGAACGATTTCAGGCACGGGCGGTGTCGGAACGGGTATCAGCTCCGGCGCCGACGTGACCATCGCCAATGCCGGCAATGTCACGGGGACCGACACCGGCATCAACGCGATCACGACTGCGAATATCACCAATTCCGGGACGATTTCGGGCGCGAATACCTTTGGCGTCGTCGCCAACGGCGATGTGACGGTTCACAGCAATGCGGGCACGATCTCCGGCGGCGACAGGGCGATCTTCAGCCAGACCGGCAATGTGACCGTCACCAATCTCGCCGGAGCGATGATCACAGGGGCCAATGAGGGGATCGCCGCCGTCGGCAACACAATGGTGATCAATTCCGGGACGATCACCGGAATAGGCTCGGATGCCATCGGCGGCGACACGGTGACGATCACCAATAATCAATCCGGCCTCATTCAGGGCACCGCGGCCGGCAGTATCGGCGTCAGCGGCAATACCGTCATGGTCACCTCGAATGCCGGAACGATTTCAGGTGAACAGATCGGCATCAGCGCCACGACTGCGAATGTGACGAATTCCGGCCAGATCACCGCCACGGCGGCGGCGGGGAGCACGGCAACCAGGGGCATCGTTGCGACAGACGTCACCGTGATGAATTCCGGAACGATTGCGGCAGCCGGCGGGACGGCCGCCGCGAGCTCGATCGGCATTCAGTCGACGACCGCGCGGATCACCAACATGGCGAACGGTGCCATTTCCGGAGCGCTCGACGGCATCAACACGACCGACACGACGACGGTGACGAATTCGGGCGCGATCAGCGGCACGGGCCGCACCGGCATCCGCGTCGGCAATGCCACGATCATGAATTTCGGGACCGTGACGGGCGCTACCGGCATCGCCTTCAGGGGTGGTGGATTTGGCGCCGCCGGCAGCGTCTTCAATGCCGGCACCATCACCGGGACCGGTGGAACCGCGATCAATTTCGCCATCAGCCCGTCGACCGGGCCCTATTCGCTCACCATCGCTCCGGGGAGCGTGATCAATGGCAATGTGCTCGGCACGGGCAATGACACCTTCCAGCTCGGCGGCAGCGGGACCGGCACGTTCAATGTCGGCACCATCGGCGCGGCGTTGCAATATCGGGGCTTTGCGATTTTCAATAAGGTCGACGCCTCGACCTGGACGCTGACCGGTTCGGGCGCGCAGAACTGGACGATCAGCCAGGGCACCTTGATCGGCGACACCAACAGCCTCGGCGGCAGCCTGATCACCGACAATGCCGCGCTCGTCTTCAGCCAGGGTTTCGACGGCACTTACGCAGGCGTGATCGCCGGCACGGGCAGCCTGGCGAAGCTCGGCACAGGCGCGCTGATCTTGACTGGAATCAGCACCTACACGGGCGGCACGACGGTTGCGGCCGGCACCTTGGCGGTCGATGGCGCGATTGTCGGTTCGGCGGTGACGGTCGCGAGCGGAGCGGTTCTCGGCGGGCGCGGCACGGTGGGGGCCGTATCGGCGCTGAGCGGCGCGACCATCGCACCCGGCGCGATCACGCCGTTCGGCACGCTCAACGTCTCGGGCAATGTCAGCTTTGCGGCAGGCTCAGCCTTCCTCGTCAACATCAATGCGGCGGGCCAGAACGACAAGCTCATGGCGAACGGCCAGGCGGTGCTGCAAGGGGGAACCGTGCAAGTCCTGGCGGCGAATGGCAGCTACACGCCCTCGACGCGCTACACCCTGCTCACGGCGAATGGCGGCGTGTCCGGGACCTTCGCGCAGCTTTCGACGTCATCGAACCTCGCCTTTCTGACGCCAACCCTGAGCTATGACGCCAATGACGTCTTCCTCGGCTTCCAGCAGACGGTGACGCCGCAGGGCACGCCTGTGACCTTCCCCTCGGTCGCGGTAACCCGCAACCAGGCGGCATCGGCTGCCGCCGTGCAAGCTCTCGGCCTCGGCAACCCAGTCTTCAATGCGGTGCTGGGGCAGAGCGTCACGGGAGCGCGCCAGGCCTTCGATGCGCTCTCCGGCGAGGTGCATGCGAGTGCCGTCAGCGCCGGCCTTGCCGATAGCGGCCTGCCGCGCGATGCCATCCTCGGCCGCTTGAGCGACACGGACGAGCCGCTGCTCGGCGCCGCCAGGACCATGACCGGGATCTATGCGGCCGACCTGCCGGGACGCCGTCCCGATCTCGCCCCGGTCGAGCTGCGCCTCTTCTCTCCCCGAAGTTTTGGGGTCTGGGGCCAAGGCTTCGGCAATTTCGGCCGCACCAGCTCCGACCGCAACGCGGCCTCGCTCGAGCGCTCGACCGGCGGCTTCATCCTCGGTGCCGATACGATAGTGGCCAGCGGCTGGAGCGGAGTCTGGCGCTTCGGCATCGCCGGCGGCTACACCAATGACAGTTTCGAGGCGAGAGCGCGCCAGTCCTCCGGCACTTTCGAGAGCGTCTTCGGGGCTCTCTATGCCGGGGTGCGCTATGGGGATCTCGACCTGAAATCCGGCCTGGTGCTCGGCACGAACAGCACCTCGACGCATCGCCGCATCCAGTTCCCCGGCTTCTCGGACGCGGCCGCCTCGAGCCATGGCGGCCTGACCGCGCAGGCCTTCGGCGAGGCGGGCTATCGCTTCGGGCTGTCCGGCCTCGATCTGCGGAGCTTTGGTCTTGCCCGCGCCGTGCTCGAGCCCGTCATCGGCGCAGCCGCCATCCATCTGCATCAGGATCGCTTCGTCGAGACCGGCGGCTTTGCGGCGCTCACCGGCGTCGGGCGCGATTATGATCTTGCCACCACGACCGTCGCGCTGCGGGCCGAGGCGACGCTCGACACTACCTTGCCGCTCACGGCCCGCGCGCTCCTCGGTTGGCGGCATGCCTTCGGCGACGCCAAGCCCTCGGTCCTGCTCGCCTTCCAGGGCGGGGCGCAAAGTTTTAGCGTCGCTGGCGTGCCGATCGACAGCGATGCGCTGATCGCCGAGGCCGGCCTCGATTACAGCCTCTCGCCAACGCTCACCCTCGGCGTCGCCTATTCGGGCCAGTTCGGGCAACGCGCCAGGGACAACGCCATCAAGGGCAATCTCGAAGCGCGCTTCTGA
- a CDS encoding Heme-degrading monooxygenase HmoA, with the protein MRMIEMDKTVGIRDQLGDSGGPVILVNSFTVEAGETEQLMAAWAEDAAYFQRQPGFVSAQLHRGIAGSCVFLNYAVWQSVQDFRAAFTNPEFQGKLAHYPASTVAAPHLFRKLAVPGICGA; encoded by the coding sequence ATGCGCATGATCGAGATGGACAAGACGGTCGGGATTCGCGACCAGCTCGGCGACAGTGGGGGCCCAGTCATCCTCGTGAACAGCTTCACGGTCGAGGCCGGCGAGACGGAGCAGCTCATGGCGGCCTGGGCGGAGGACGCTGCGTATTTCCAGCGCCAGCCGGGCTTCGTGTCGGCGCAGCTGCATCGCGGCATCGCGGGAAGCTGCGTCTTCCTCAACTACGCCGTGTGGCAATCGGTGCAGGATTTCCGCGCCGCCTTCACCAATCCGGAATTCCAGGGAAAGCTTGCCCATTACCCGGCAAGCACGGTGGCTGCGCCGCATCTCTTCCGCAAGCTCGCTGTGCCCGGAATTTGCGGCGCGTGA